In Helicobacter pylori Shi112, the genomic window GCTAAAGAATACGAAACCACAGAATGCGAGCCTATCAAGCCTTTAAAAGAAAAAATCGCTTTCAACGCGTATTTAAAATACCCAGAAACGCAATTCAATAACGCTACCAATAAAAGCGAGAATTTGCAATTAAAAGCCGGTGTCTATGTGTCTAAAGCTTTCTTAAAAAAATTGAATAAAGAAGTGGGGCAAAGCATCACTTTATCTAAAGAAGAAGAGGAATTAACAGGCGTTTTGTATCTTGATGAAAGCTTGGATCAAGAGGTGTTTGTTATCTCGCCTTCTCTTTTGAAAAACCATTCTGGCTTTTTTAGAGAGGGCGTGTTTGATAGCGTGGATTTAAAGGAGCAAGCATGAGCGCTTATATCATTGAAACCTTGATTAAAATTTTGATTTTAGTCGCTGTTTTTTCGGCTTTAGGAGGCTTTGCCACTTATATTGAAAGGAAAGTGTTAGCCTATTTCCAACGCCGTTTAGGGCCTTGTTATGTGGGGCCTTTTGGGCTTTTGCAAGTCGCAGCAGACGGCATTAAGCTTTTCACCAAAGAAGACATTATCCCCCAAGGCGCTAACAAGTTCATCTTCACGCTAGCACCCATTATTGCGATGGTGAGCGCGTTTGTGTCCATGGCACCTATCCCCTTTTTCCCTAATTTCACTCTGTTTGGCTATGAGATCAAGCCCCTTATTTCTGACATCAACATTGGCTTTTTGTTTTTCTTAGCCGTGGGTGCAGCAGGGATTTATGCGCCTATTTTAGCCGGGCTTGCTTCTAATAACAAATACTCTTTAATCGGTTCAGCAAGAGCGACGATCCAATTACTCAGCTTTGAAGTGGTCAGCACTTTAACCATTCTAGCCCCCTTAATGGTGGTAGGATCGCTCTCTTTAGTGGAAATCAATAATTACCAAAGCGGTGGGTTTTTAGACTGGCTTGTGTTTAAGCAACCTCTAGCGTTTGTTTTGTTTTTGATCGCAAGTTATGCTGAATTGAATCGCACCCCCTTTGACTTGTTAGAGCATGAAGCCGAGATTGTAGCAGGGTATTGCACCGAATACAGCGGCTTGAAATGGGGCATGTTCTTTTTAGCGGAATACGCGCATTTATTCGCTTTTTCTTTTGTGATTTCTATCGTGTTTTTTGGCGGGTTTAACGCATGGGGTTTTATCCCTGGAGGAATAGCGATTGTGATTAAAGCGGGCTTTTTTGTCTTTTTATCCATGTGGGTTAGAGCGACTTATCCGCATGTGCGCCCAGACCAACTGATGAATATGTGTTGGAAAATCATGCTGCCTTTAGCGGTATTGAACATTGTGCTAACAGGCATTATCATTTTAATTTAAAGGAGGTTTTATGGCCAAACAAGAATACAAGCAACTTCCTAAACGAGCCGAAGTCCATAGCGCGACCGAGCAATTTAAAGACACCATTAAAACGAGCTTGGGTTTGGATCTATTCAAAGGGCTAGGGCTTACGATCAAGGAATTTTTTAGCCCAAGCGTAACCATCCATTACCCTATGGAGCAACTCCCCTTAAGCCCTCGTTATCGCGCGGTGCATAACTTGCAACGGCTTTTAGACTCAGGCTCTGAAAGGTGTATTGGCTGCGGGCTGTGCGAAAAGATTTGCACGAGCAATTGCATAAGGATCATCACGCATAAGGGCGAAGACAACCGCAAAAAGATCGATTCTTACACGATCAATTTGGGGCGTTGCATTTATTGCGGATTGTGCGCAGAAGTTTGCCCAGAATTAGCGATTGTTATGGGGAATCGGTTTGAAAACGCCAGCACCCAACGCTCCCAATACGGCTCTAAAAGCGAGTTTCTAACGAGCGAACAAGACGCTAAAAACTGCTCGCATGTCGAGTTTTTAGGCTTTGGTGCGGTAAGCCCTAATTACAACGAACGCATGCAAGCCACCCCTTTAGATTATGTCCAAGAGCCTTCAAAAGAAGAATCAAAAGAAGAAACTCCAACAAACCCAGAAAGCAATAAGGGAGATGAAAATGTTTGAAACCATTGCCTTTTATTTCTTTGCGATCCTTACTTTAAGCATGGCGTTAGTGGTGATCACCACCACAAATATCCTCTATGCCATTACCGCTCTTGCCAGCAGCATGGTTTTTATTTCCGCTTTTTTCTTTTTACTAGACGCTGAGTTTTTGGGCGTGGTGCAAATCACGGTGTATGTGGGCGCGGTCATTGTGATGTATGCGTTTGGCATGATGTTTTTCAACTCCGCTGCAGAAGTAATTGAACGCAAGCAAAGCCCTAAAATCTTGTGCGCGCTTTCATTTGGCGTGGCGCTATTACTCACCTTGATTTTAAGCGCTCCTAGCATTGGCGAAAACCTTTCTAATCAAGTCAATTCCAACGCTATTGATGCGCAAATCCCTAACATTAAAGCCATTGGTTATGTGCTTTTTACCAATTACCTCATCCCTTTTGAAGCGGCGGCTTTAATGCTTTTAGTCGCTATGGTTGGAGGCATCGCTACAGGGATTCAAAAAATCCATGGGAAAAATCACACGCAATTTATAAAGGAATCTCTATGATAGGGTTAAACCACTATTTGATTGTTTCAGGGTTGCTCTTTTGCATTGGTTTAGCGGGCATGCTGAAACGCAAAAACATTCTGTTGCTCTTTTTTTCTACAGAAATCATGCTCAATGCGATCAATATCGGTTTTGTAGCGATCTCTAAATACACGCATAATTTAGATGGGCAGATGTTTGCGCTCTTTATTATCGCTATTGCCGCTAGTGAGGTGGCTATTGGTTTGGGCTTGGTGATTTTGTGGTTTAAGAAATACAAGAGCTTAGATATTGATTCTTTAAACGCTATGAAAGGTTGAGCATGCAGTATTCTTCTTTGCTGTCAGTGGTGTTGTTTTTGCCTTTAATCGGCGCGCTTTATGCGGGGCTGTTTGGGGCTAAAGCTAAAGCGTTGCATGTGGGCGTTTTCAATTCTTTGTGCGTGCTGGTTTCTTTCATTGGCGCTGTGGTTCTTTTCATTCAAGCATGGCACAATCAAAGCTATGAAAAATACTTATTTGACTGGATCGTGGTAGGGAATTTTAAAGTCGGCTTTTCTCTCATGCTGGATAATATCAATGCGGTCATGATTGTCGTGGTAACTTTAGTTTCTTTCTTAGTGCATGTGTATTCTATAGGCTATATGGAGCATGATAAAGGGTTTAACCGCTATTTTTCCTATCTCAGCGGCTTTGTGTTTTCCATGCTGGTGTTGGTGTTGAGCGATAATTTTTTAGGGCTTTTCATTGGCTGGGAAGGGGTGGGGCTATGCTCTTACTTGCTCATTGGCTTCTGGTATCATAAGACAAGCGCGAATGATGCTTCTATTGAAGCCTTTGTGATGAATCGAATCACGGATTTAGGCATGCTCATGGGGATTATTTTGATCTTTTGGAATTTTGGCACCCTCCAGTATAAAGAAGTCTTTAGCATGCTCAATCACACCGATTATTCCATGCTCTTTTACATTAGCGTGTTTCTTTTCATTGGCGCTATGGGGAAGAGCGCTCAATTCCCTATGCACACATGGTTAGCCAACGCTATGGAGGGGCCTACCCCCGTGTCCGCTCTCATCCATGCAGCGACGATGGTAACCGCTGGGGTGTATCTAGTCATCAGAGCCAATCCCTTGTATAGCGCGGTGTTTGAAGTGGGTTATTTTATCGCATGTTTAGGGGCGTTTGTGGCTCTTTTTGGAGCGAGCATGGCTTTAGTCAATAAGGATTTAAAGCGCATTGTGGCTTATTCCACGCTTTCTCAATTAGGCTATATGTTTGTAGCGGCCGGTCTTGGGGCTTATGCGATCGCGCTTTTCCATCTCTTTACGCATGCGTTTTTCAAATCCCTCCTTTTCTTAGGATCAGGGAATGTCATGCATGCGATGGAAGACAATCTGGATATTACTAAAATGGGCGCTTTATACAAGCCTATGAGGATCACAGCTATCTTTATGATTATAGGTTCAGTGGCTTTGTGCGGGATTTACCCTTTCGCGGGATACTTTTCTAAAGACAAAATTTTAGAAGCGGCTTTTGGGATGCACCACCATGTTTTATGGTTTGCGCTTCTAATCGGGGCGATCTTTACCGCTTTTTATAGCTTCAGGCTCATCATGCTTGTGTTTTTTGCACCCAAACAGCACGCTATCAACCACCCCCATGAGGCTCAAAA contains:
- the nuoH gene encoding NADH-quinone oxidoreductase subunit NuoH; the encoded protein is MSAYIIETLIKILILVAVFSALGGFATYIERKVLAYFQRRLGPCYVGPFGLLQVAADGIKLFTKEDIIPQGANKFIFTLAPIIAMVSAFVSMAPIPFFPNFTLFGYEIKPLISDINIGFLFFLAVGAAGIYAPILAGLASNNKYSLIGSARATIQLLSFEVVSTLTILAPLMVVGSLSLVEINNYQSGGFLDWLVFKQPLAFVLFLIASYAELNRTPFDLLEHEAEIVAGYCTEYSGLKWGMFFLAEYAHLFAFSFVISIVFFGGFNAWGFIPGGIAIVIKAGFFVFLSMWVRATYPHVRPDQLMNMCWKIMLPLAVLNIVLTGIIILI
- the nuoI gene encoding NADH-quinone oxidoreductase subunit NuoI yields the protein MAKQEYKQLPKRAEVHSATEQFKDTIKTSLGLDLFKGLGLTIKEFFSPSVTIHYPMEQLPLSPRYRAVHNLQRLLDSGSERCIGCGLCEKICTSNCIRIITHKGEDNRKKIDSYTINLGRCIYCGLCAEVCPELAIVMGNRFENASTQRSQYGSKSEFLTSEQDAKNCSHVEFLGFGAVSPNYNERMQATPLDYVQEPSKEESKEETPTNPESNKGDENV
- a CDS encoding NADH-quinone oxidoreductase subunit J; amino-acid sequence: MFETIAFYFFAILTLSMALVVITTTNILYAITALASSMVFISAFFFLLDAEFLGVVQITVYVGAVIVMYAFGMMFFNSAAEVIERKQSPKILCALSFGVALLLTLILSAPSIGENLSNQVNSNAIDAQIPNIKAIGYVLFTNYLIPFEAAALMLLVAMVGGIATGIQKIHGKNHTQFIKESL
- the nuoK gene encoding NADH-quinone oxidoreductase subunit NuoK, encoding MIGLNHYLIVSGLLFCIGLAGMLKRKNILLLFFSTEIMLNAINIGFVAISKYTHNLDGQMFALFIIAIAASEVAIGLGLVILWFKKYKSLDIDSLNAMKG
- the nuoL gene encoding NADH-quinone oxidoreductase subunit L — encoded protein: MQYSSLLSVVLFLPLIGALYAGLFGAKAKALHVGVFNSLCVLVSFIGAVVLFIQAWHNQSYEKYLFDWIVVGNFKVGFSLMLDNINAVMIVVVTLVSFLVHVYSIGYMEHDKGFNRYFSYLSGFVFSMLVLVLSDNFLGLFIGWEGVGLCSYLLIGFWYHKTSANDASIEAFVMNRITDLGMLMGIILIFWNFGTLQYKEVFSMLNHTDYSMLFYISVFLFIGAMGKSAQFPMHTWLANAMEGPTPVSALIHAATMVTAGVYLVIRANPLYSAVFEVGYFIACLGAFVALFGASMALVNKDLKRIVAYSTLSQLGYMFVAAGLGAYAIALFHLFTHAFFKSLLFLGSGNVMHAMEDNLDITKMGALYKPMRITAIFMIIGSVALCGIYPFAGYFSKDKILEAAFGMHHHVLWFALLIGAIFTAFYSFRLIMLVFFAPKQHAINHPHEAQNFMLLSMLPLGVLAVIAGFFEEPFFHFISQVIPSVEEYPVPLALLISTTTIVVLLSIAYAIFKYKNGITSKKEGGFLYKLLLNQYYIPKLYQGIAKVFSAIASFLHQVVELRIIDAVVDTIGKSVFVIGRVFRISQDGNLTSMLRFMVAGVLILLAFVAFFGR